A window from Methylocystis sp. MJC1 encodes these proteins:
- the gatB gene encoding Asp-tRNA(Asn)/Glu-tRNA(Gln) amidotransferase subunit GatB, with translation MATQAAPSKLIKGATGDWEVIIGMEIHAQVTSKAKLFSGASAEYGGAPNDHVSLVDAAMPGMLPVINEECVKQAVRTGLGLEAQINHRSVFDRKNYFYPDLPQGYQISQFKHPIVGEGQVIVDVSPTERITVGIERLHLEQDAGKSLHDLSPSESHVDLNRSGVALMEIVSKPDLRSAEEARAYVTKLRALLRYIGSCDGNMEQGSLRADVNVSVRRPGAPLGTRCEIKNVNSIRFIGQAIEVEARRQIGILEDGGKIDQETRLFDPGKGETRSMRSKEEAHDYRYFPDPDLLPLEFDQAFVDALKAELPELPDAKRARFIEQYGLPPYDAGVLVMEKASADFFEETAKGRDAKLAANWVINELFGRLNKEGLDVTRSPVSAQALGAIVDLISSNVISGKIAKDLFEIVWTEGGDPREIVETRGMKQVTDTGAIEAAIDAVIAANPDKVEQAKAKPTMLGWFVGQVMKQTGGKANPQAVNDLLKQKLGI, from the coding sequence ATGGCGACACAGGCGGCTCCTTCAAAGCTCATTAAAGGCGCGACCGGCGACTGGGAAGTGATCATCGGCATGGAAATCCATGCGCAGGTGACGAGCAAGGCCAAGCTCTTCTCGGGCGCCTCAGCGGAATATGGCGGCGCGCCGAACGATCATGTCTCTCTGGTCGATGCGGCCATGCCGGGCATGCTGCCCGTCATCAACGAGGAATGCGTCAAGCAGGCGGTCCGCACGGGGCTCGGCCTCGAGGCGCAGATCAATCATCGCTCGGTCTTCGACCGAAAGAATTATTTCTATCCCGATCTGCCGCAGGGCTATCAGATCTCGCAGTTCAAGCATCCAATCGTCGGCGAGGGACAGGTCATTGTCGACGTGTCGCCGACCGAGCGGATCACCGTCGGCATCGAGCGCCTGCATCTCGAACAGGACGCCGGCAAGTCGCTGCACGATCTCTCGCCCAGCGAAAGCCACGTCGATCTCAACCGCAGCGGCGTCGCCTTGATGGAGATCGTCTCCAAGCCCGACCTGCGCTCGGCCGAAGAAGCGCGCGCCTATGTGACCAAGCTGCGCGCGCTGCTGCGCTACATTGGCTCATGCGACGGCAATATGGAGCAGGGGTCGCTGCGCGCCGACGTCAATGTCTCGGTGCGCCGTCCGGGCGCGCCGCTCGGCACGCGCTGCGAGATCAAGAACGTCAACTCCATTCGCTTCATCGGTCAGGCGATCGAGGTCGAGGCGCGCCGCCAGATCGGCATTCTCGAAGACGGCGGCAAGATCGATCAGGAGACGCGTCTCTTCGATCCCGGCAAAGGCGAGACGCGCTCTATGCGCTCCAAGGAGGAAGCGCATGACTATCGCTATTTCCCCGACCCCGATCTGCTGCCGCTCGAATTCGACCAGGCTTTTGTCGACGCGCTGAAGGCGGAGCTGCCGGAACTGCCGGATGCAAAGCGCGCACGCTTCATCGAGCAGTACGGCTTGCCGCCCTATGACGCCGGCGTGCTGGTGATGGAGAAGGCCAGCGCCGACTTCTTCGAGGAGACTGCGAAGGGTCGCGACGCAAAGCTTGCGGCCAATTGGGTCATCAACGAACTCTTCGGACGACTCAACAAGGAAGGTCTCGACGTCACGCGCTCGCCCGTGTCGGCGCAGGCGCTCGGCGCCATCGTCGATTTGATTTCGAGCAATGTCATCTCGGGCAAGATCGCCAAGGACCTCTTCGAGATCGTGTGGACCGAAGGCGGCGACCCGAGAGAGATCGTCGAGACGCGGGGCATGAAGCAGGTGACAGATACCGGCGCCATCGAAGCCGCGATCGACGCCGTCATCGCCGCGAACCCGGATAAGGTCGAGCAGGCGAAGGCGAAGCCGACAATGCTCGGCTGGTTCGTCGGACAGGTGATGAAACAGACGGGCGGAAAGGCGAATCCGCAGGCCGTGAACGATCTGCTGAAGCAGAAATTGGGCATCTGA
- the gatC gene encoding Asp-tRNA(Asn)/Glu-tRNA(Gln) amidotransferase subunit GatC: MSVDSAVVRRIAHLSRIAVDENEVERLRGELNAILHFVETLSEVDVESVEPIASVLPMQMKKRADVVTDGGIAEDVLVNAPTKEDHYFVVPKVIE; encoded by the coding sequence ATGTCTGTCGATTCCGCGGTGGTTCGCCGCATCGCCCATCTTTCCCGCATCGCCGTCGACGAGAACGAGGTCGAGCGCCTGCGTGGCGAGCTCAACGCTATTCTCCATTTCGTCGAGACGCTGAGCGAAGTGGATGTCGAGAGCGTCGAGCCCATTGCTTCCGTTCTGCCGATGCAAATGAAGAAGCGCGCCGACGTGGTCACCGACGGCGGCATCGCCGAGGACGTGCTCGTCAACGCGCCGACCAAGGAAGATCACTATTTCGTCGTGCCGAAGGTGATCGAGTAA
- a CDS encoding chorismate mutase: MNKAAAEPNIDAMRDEMSEVRRIIDALDDELVALLAKRQRQIERAAKVKPALGIPARVPDRVDEVLARVLGAARREGLSVEVAMNLWTAIIEWSISYEERLMGDRAPKGE, translated from the coding sequence ATGAACAAGGCCGCCGCCGAGCCAAACATCGATGCGATGCGGGACGAAATGTCCGAGGTGCGCCGCATCATCGACGCGCTCGACGATGAGCTCGTCGCGCTGCTCGCCAAGCGTCAGCGCCAGATCGAGCGCGCCGCGAAAGTAAAGCCGGCGCTCGGCATTCCGGCGCGCGTGCCGGACCGCGTGGACGAAGTGCTGGCGCGCGTGCTCGGCGCCGCGCGGCGCGAGGGGCTCTCCGTCGAGGTCGCCATGAATCTATGGACGGCGATCATCGAGTGGTCGATTTCCTATGAGGAGCGGCTGATGGGAGATCGGGCGCCGAAGGGGGAGTGA
- the ruvX gene encoding Holliday junction resolvase RuvX: MSNKIATIEELGGELPPKGRLMGLDLGTKTIGLALSDVERRLASPLDTIRRAKFSTDAEALLKRAADFEVQALIFGLPLNMDGTEGPRAQATRAFMRNLRKLTPLPFAFWDERLSTAAVTRELIAQDASRAKRAEVVDRMAAAYILQGALDRLSRLG; the protein is encoded by the coding sequence ATGAGCAATAAGATCGCGACAATCGAAGAACTGGGAGGCGAGCTGCCCCCCAAAGGCCGGCTGATGGGCCTTGATCTCGGGACCAAAACCATCGGCCTTGCGCTCTCCGACGTCGAGCGCCGCCTTGCCTCGCCGCTCGACACCATCCGGCGCGCGAAATTTTCGACGGATGCTGAAGCTCTTTTGAAACGCGCCGCCGATTTCGAGGTTCAGGCGCTTATCTTCGGCCTGCCCCTCAATATGGACGGCACGGAGGGGCCCCGCGCCCAGGCGACCCGCGCCTTCATGCGAAATTTGCGTAAGTTGACGCCCCTGCCCTTCGCCTTCTGGGACGAGCGCCTCTCGACTGCCGCTGTCACCCGTGAGCTGATTGCCCAGGATGCTTCCCGCGCCAAAAGGGCCGAGGTCGTCGATCGCATGGCGGCGGCCTATATTCTGCAAGGCGCGCTCGACCGTTTGTCGCGCCTTGGCTGA
- the gatA gene encoding Asp-tRNA(Asn)/Glu-tRNA(Gln) amidotransferase subunit GatA, which translates to MSDLTHLTLAEARDALKSKKISAVELTKAHLSAVEDAQALNCFITKTPELALEQAAASDAKLASGAAGPLEGLPLGIKDLYCSKGVRTTAASRILDDFTPTYESTVSANLLRDGAVTLGKLNLDEFAMGSSNETSAFGPVISPWKRKGDPDAKIVPGGSSGGSSAAVAARLCLGATATDTGGSIRQPAAFTGTVGIKPTYGRCSRWGIVAFASSLDQAGPITRTVRDAAIMLRSMAGHDPKDTTSVDAPVPDYEAAIGASVKGRRIGVPKEYRLDGISAEIAAFWDQGVQWLKDAGAEIVEISLPHTKYALPTYYIIAPAEASSNLARYDGVRYGLREQGRDIIDMYEKTRAKGFGAEVRRRIMIGTYVLSAGYYDAYYVRAQKVRSLIKRDFDQAFAAGVDAVLTPATPSTAFAQGEQGSTDPVEMYLNDVFTVTVNMAGLPGIAVPGGLAANGLPLGLQLIGRPFDEETLFSLAHALEQAAPKFDFPEPWWR; encoded by the coding sequence ATGTCCGATCTCACGCATCTCACTCTCGCCGAGGCGCGCGACGCGCTCAAGTCGAAGAAAATCTCGGCCGTCGAACTGACCAAGGCGCATCTTTCCGCAGTGGAAGACGCGCAGGCTCTCAATTGCTTCATCACCAAGACGCCGGAGCTCGCTTTAGAGCAGGCGGCTGCCAGCGACGCGAAGCTTGCAAGCGGCGCGGCGGGCCCTCTCGAGGGACTGCCGCTCGGCATCAAGGATCTCTACTGCTCCAAGGGCGTGCGCACGACGGCGGCAAGCCGCATCCTCGACGATTTCACGCCCACTTATGAATCCACGGTCTCCGCCAATCTGCTGCGCGACGGCGCGGTGACGCTCGGAAAGCTCAATCTCGACGAATTCGCCATGGGCTCGTCCAATGAGACGAGCGCTTTCGGTCCGGTCATTTCGCCGTGGAAACGCAAGGGCGATCCCGACGCCAAGATCGTTCCCGGCGGTTCTTCGGGCGGCTCTTCGGCGGCTGTCGCGGCGCGTTTGTGCCTCGGCGCCACGGCGACCGACACGGGCGGCTCGATCCGCCAGCCGGCGGCGTTCACTGGCACGGTCGGCATCAAGCCGACCTATGGCCGCTGCTCGCGCTGGGGCATCGTCGCCTTCGCGTCGTCGCTCGATCAGGCGGGGCCGATCACGCGCACGGTTCGCGACGCGGCGATCATGCTGCGCTCCATGGCGGGCCATGATCCGAAAGACACGACCAGCGTCGACGCGCCCGTGCCAGATTACGAAGCAGCGATCGGCGCCTCGGTGAAGGGCCGCCGCATCGGCGTGCCGAAGGAATATCGCCTCGACGGCATCTCGGCCGAGATCGCCGCCTTTTGGGACCAGGGCGTCCAATGGCTGAAGGACGCGGGCGCCGAGATCGTTGAAATTTCGCTGCCGCATACGAAATACGCGCTCCCCACCTATTACATCATCGCGCCGGCGGAGGCGTCGTCTAACCTCGCCCGCTATGACGGCGTGCGCTACGGCCTGCGCGAGCAGGGCCGCGACATCATCGACATGTATGAGAAGACCCGCGCCAAGGGCTTTGGCGCGGAAGTGCGCCGTCGCATCATGATCGGCACCTATGTGCTCTCGGCGGGCTATTACGACGCTTATTATGTGCGTGCGCAGAAAGTGCGCAGCCTCATCAAGCGCGATTTCGATCAGGCTTTCGCGGCTGGAGTCGACGCCGTGCTGACGCCGGCGACGCCATCGACCGCCTTTGCGCAAGGCGAGCAAGGTTCGACCGATCCGGTCGAAATGTACCTCAACGACGTCTTCACGGTGACGGTGAATATGGCGGGCCTGCCGGGCATCGCCGTGCCGGGCGGGCTCGCGGCCAATGGTCTGCCGCTCGGCCTGCAGCTCATCGGTCGCCCGTTCGACGAGGAGACTTTGTTCTCGCTCGCGCATGCTCTCGAGCAGGCGGCCCCGAAATTCGACTTCCCCGAACCTTGGTGGCGCTAA
- a CDS encoding histone: MARATTKRKPAKKAAAKKGARKTATKKAATKKRATKKTAAKKSVRKTATKKTARKAVRKVATKKRAVTKKATTKKRATKKATVKRTTVKRSAVKKATAKKRAPRKVKIAPPETPTEGAA; encoded by the coding sequence ATGGCGAGAGCTACAACGAAGCGTAAGCCGGCCAAGAAGGCAGCGGCGAAGAAGGGTGCGCGTAAAACCGCCACCAAGAAGGCGGCGACGAAGAAACGCGCGACGAAGAAGACGGCTGCGAAGAAGAGCGTCCGCAAAACCGCCACGAAGAAGACTGCTCGCAAGGCCGTCCGCAAGGTAGCGACGAAGAAGCGCGCCGTCACCAAGAAGGCGACGACGAAGAAGCGCGCGACCAAGAAGGCGACCGTCAAGAGAACGACCGTCAAGAGGTCAGCCGTCAAAAAGGCGACCGCCAAAAAGCGCGCGCCCCGCAAGGTGAAGATCGCTCCGCCAGAAACGCCGACCGAGGGCGCCGCCTAA
- the xth gene encoding exodeoxyribonuclease III, with amino-acid sequence MKITTWNINSVRLRMPLVAQFLKDKAPDVICLQETKCRDAEFPMKDFTALGYQHAAINGQKGYHGVAVISKKPLRLIEKRDFCEKGDARHISVEVEGAGGPITLHNFYVPAGGDEPDVEINPKFAHKLGFLDEMKEWGENGAAKGRVVLVGDLNIAPLEHDVWSHKALLKVVSHTPIEVEKLTNVVRAGNWIDAMRHFVPAEEKLYTWWSYRAADWAASNRGRRLDHILVSEALGGALGKLEVLTEARGWDRPSDHVPVTIELSE; translated from the coding sequence TTGAAGATCACGACCTGGAACATCAATTCGGTGCGGCTGCGCATGCCGCTCGTCGCGCAATTTCTCAAAGATAAAGCGCCCGACGTTATCTGCTTGCAGGAAACGAAATGCCGCGACGCCGAATTCCCAATGAAGGACTTCACCGCGCTCGGCTACCAGCACGCGGCGATCAATGGACAGAAGGGCTATCATGGCGTCGCGGTCATCTCCAAAAAGCCGCTGCGGCTGATCGAGAAGCGCGACTTCTGCGAAAAGGGCGACGCGCGCCATATCTCCGTCGAGGTCGAGGGCGCCGGCGGGCCGATCACGCTGCATAATTTCTACGTGCCCGCCGGGGGCGATGAGCCCGACGTCGAGATCAATCCGAAATTCGCGCACAAGCTCGGATTTCTCGACGAGATGAAAGAATGGGGCGAGAACGGCGCCGCCAAGGGCCGCGTCGTGCTCGTGGGCGACCTCAACATCGCGCCGCTGGAGCACGACGTTTGGAGCCATAAGGCGCTGCTGAAAGTCGTCAGCCACACGCCGATCGAGGTCGAGAAGCTCACCAATGTCGTCCGCGCCGGCAATTGGATCGACGCCATGCGCCATTTCGTTCCCGCGGAAGAAAAACTTTACACATGGTGGAGCTATCGTGCGGCAGATTGGGCGGCCTCCAACCGCGGCCGACGCCTCGACCATATTCTGGTGAGCGAAGCGCTCGGCGGCGCGCTCGGGAAGCTCGAAGTGCTCACCGAGGCGCGCGGCTGGGACCGTCCGTCCGATCACGTGCCGGTGACGATCGAATTGTCTGAGTAA
- a CDS encoding CBS domain-containing protein: MTRHFPFVTADADLDYVAKLLSECEIGVVPVVDEQLAPIGIVTRSNLEKGRPAPAADLGPIPEFLLQNRRKAPFRSNGLALRQVMTAPAISVPSGAKLSDIAKMMQEHHLKRAPVVDGHKIIGVLLRREVLHALSGRKHPQQDAFSQPKPILSPARSEPEACDIATAEDFRDLVAAHERQLEKEREDRHRAMLELREQRIKELAARRLTEGQWREMVSQARRAAASGLTEHLLIRFPAQLCLDGGRAINAPDPHWPDMLRGEPADVFKRWRNELQPRGFKIAAQIVDFPEGLPGDAALFLMWGKRA, from the coding sequence ATGACGAGGCATTTCCCTTTTGTCACGGCGGACGCAGACCTCGATTACGTCGCGAAGCTCCTCTCCGAATGTGAGATCGGCGTTGTGCCCGTCGTCGACGAGCAACTCGCGCCGATCGGGATTGTCACGCGCAGCAATCTCGAAAAGGGGCGCCCCGCCCCCGCCGCCGATCTCGGGCCCATTCCTGAGTTCCTGCTGCAAAACCGGCGCAAGGCGCCCTTTCGCTCCAACGGTCTCGCGCTGCGCCAAGTGATGACGGCGCCCGCGATCTCCGTCCCCAGCGGCGCCAAGCTTTCCGACATCGCGAAAATGATGCAGGAGCATCATCTCAAGCGCGCGCCGGTGGTCGACGGCCACAAAATCATTGGCGTGCTCTTGCGTCGCGAGGTGCTGCACGCGCTCTCGGGAAGAAAACACCCGCAGCAGGACGCCTTCAGCCAGCCGAAGCCGATCCTCTCGCCCGCGCGGTCAGAGCCCGAAGCCTGCGACATCGCGACTGCGGAAGACTTCCGCGACCTTGTCGCCGCGCATGAGCGCCAGCTCGAAAAAGAGCGCGAGGATCGCCACCGCGCCATGCTCGAACTGCGCGAGCAGCGCATCAAGGAGCTTGCCGCCCGGCGCCTGACCGAGGGGCAGTGGCGCGAGATGGTTTCTCAGGCCCGCCGCGCCGCCGCCTCGGGTCTGACCGAGCATTTGCTGATCCGCTTTCCCGCGCAGCTCTGCCTCGACGGCGGACGTGCGATCAACGCGCCGGATCCGCATTGGCCCGACATGCTTCGCGGAGAACCCGCCGACGTTTTCAAGCGCTGGCGCAACGAGCTGCAGCCGCGCGGCTTCAAGATCGCCGCGCAGATCGTCGATTTTCCCGAGGGCCTGCCCGGCGACGCGGCGCTGTTCCTGATGTGGGGCAAGCGCGCTTAA
- the plsY gene encoding glycerol-3-phosphate 1-O-acyltransferase PlsY yields MSFLPDALALILGYLLGSIPFGLLLTRLAGTTDIRGIGSGNIGATNVLRTGRKDLAAATLVLDAIKGTAAVLIGAHLSPEGAKIAGFAAFVGHIAPVWLQFRGGKGVATFLGGLFGLHWPVGLAFCAIWLSVAAITRYSSLSALVASAAAPLLLLFLGHGGEALVVAAMAALLWFKHAENIARLRAGTESRIGQKA; encoded by the coding sequence ATGTCCTTCCTGCCCGACGCGCTTGCGCTCATCCTCGGTTATCTCCTGGGCTCCATCCCCTTCGGCTTGCTGCTCACGCGCCTCGCGGGCACCACCGACATACGCGGCATTGGCTCGGGCAATATCGGCGCGACCAACGTCCTGCGAACGGGGCGTAAAGACCTCGCGGCGGCGACGCTCGTTCTCGACGCGATCAAGGGAACGGCCGCTGTGCTCATCGGCGCCCATCTCTCGCCCGAAGGCGCGAAGATCGCGGGCTTCGCGGCCTTTGTCGGGCATATCGCGCCGGTCTGGCTGCAGTTCAGAGGCGGCAAGGGCGTTGCGACATTCCTTGGGGGCCTTTTCGGCCTGCATTGGCCGGTGGGGCTCGCTTTTTGCGCCATATGGCTCTCGGTCGCGGCGATCACCCGCTATTCGTCGCTTTCGGCGCTCGTCGCCAGCGCCGCCGCGCCGCTGCTCTTGTTGTTTCTTGGTCATGGCGGCGAGGCCCTCGTCGTCGCCGCCATGGCCGCGTTGCTATGGTTCAAGCACGCGGAGAATATCGCTCGCCTGCGCGCCGGCACGGAAAGCCGGATCGGTCAAAAGGCATGA
- a CDS encoding YcjF family protein, translated as MSDSERRPRPRAFRLNGDETVTSKPAPQVEEEADIFAQAVELADVAQGGEEAVEAARAKGFLDRYVFSSSGVFLSAVTGLITLALSVWVWNFVEDLFARSPILGTIGLALASAAGLTALLFVAREIRAILLQNHVAKLHADLAAARAADDVNAARTRVLDLCKLYDSRTELARPRALVADYVKQIIDGKDLIDLAERNLVAPLDERARREIAAAAKRVSVVTAISPRAILDVIFVAGQAIMLMRRIAEIYGGRPGLLGFFKLARSVGAHLAITGTVAVGDTLLQQVLGYGVAARLSAKLGEGVLNGLLTARVGLSAMAVCRPTPFVTEKQPGVKDVAPFLFGGDKTKAQ; from the coding sequence ATGAGCGATTCAGAGCGCAGACCCCGCCCGCGCGCCTTCCGCCTCAATGGCGACGAGACCGTGACCTCCAAGCCCGCGCCGCAGGTCGAGGAGGAGGCCGATATTTTCGCGCAAGCCGTCGAGCTTGCCGATGTCGCGCAGGGTGGCGAGGAGGCGGTCGAGGCCGCCCGCGCCAAGGGGTTTCTCGATCGCTATGTTTTCTCGTCCAGCGGCGTCTTCCTCTCGGCTGTCACCGGCCTAATCACGCTCGCGCTCAGCGTCTGGGTCTGGAATTTCGTCGAAGATCTTTTTGCTCGGTCGCCCATTCTCGGAACCATCGGCCTTGCGCTGGCGTCCGCCGCCGGCCTGACAGCGCTTCTCTTCGTTGCGCGCGAAATCCGCGCCATTCTGCTGCAAAACCACGTCGCCAAGCTGCATGCCGATCTCGCCGCCGCGCGCGCGGCGGACGACGTCAACGCCGCACGCACGCGCGTGCTCGATCTCTGCAAACTTTATGACAGCCGCACGGAACTCGCCCGCCCGCGCGCCCTCGTCGCCGACTATGTGAAGCAGATCATCGACGGCAAAGACCTCATCGATCTCGCCGAGCGCAATCTGGTGGCGCCGCTCGACGAGCGCGCGCGCCGCGAAATCGCCGCCGCCGCCAAGCGTGTTTCGGTCGTGACGGCGATCAGCCCGCGCGCCATTCTCGACGTTATTTTCGTCGCCGGCCAGGCGATCATGCTGATGCGGCGCATCGCCGAAATCTATGGCGGACGCCCCGGCCTTCTCGGTTTCTTCAAGCTCGCGCGCTCTGTTGGCGCGCATCTTGCCATCACCGGCACGGTCGCCGTTGGCGATACGCTGTTGCAGCAGGTGTTGGGCTATGGCGTCGCCGCGCGTCTTTCCGCAAAGCTCGGCGAGGGCGTGCTCAACGGCCTGCTCACGGCGCGCGTCGGCCTCTCCGCCATGGCGGTGTGCCGCCCTACTCCCTTCGTCACCGAGAAACAGCCCGGCGTGAAAGACGTCGCGCCTTTCCTTTTCGGCGGCGACAAGACCAAGGCTCAATAA
- the hemB gene encoding porphobilinogen synthase yields the protein MTDREISSTRLPLVQRPRRNRKSDWSRRLVRETTLDASDLIWPIFVIEGAGRREPISSMPGVYRQSIDLAAQAVAEAAALGVPAVALFPNTDPKLRDETASIALDPENLVCRACRAIKETAPDIGVITDVALDPYTSHGHDGLLSGDEILNDETVAVLAAQAVTQARAGADIIAPSDMMDGRVGAIRSALDAEGFQNVQIMSYAAKYASAFYGPFRDAIGTNKTLRGDKRAYQMDPANTDEALREVALDLEQGADMVMVKPGMPYLDIVHRIAETFHTPTFAYQVSGEYAMIMAAAQNGWLDEERAMMESLLAFKRAGAAGVLTYFAPRAAAILRDVR from the coding sequence ATGACGGACAGGGAGATTTCTTCGACGAGGCTGCCGCTGGTTCAGCGACCCCGGCGCAATCGCAAAAGCGATTGGTCGCGCCGCCTCGTGCGCGAGACCACGCTCGACGCCTCCGATCTCATCTGGCCGATTTTTGTGATCGAGGGCGCGGGTCGTCGAGAGCCCATTTCTTCCATGCCCGGCGTCTATCGCCAGTCGATCGACCTTGCTGCGCAGGCGGTCGCAGAGGCCGCCGCGCTCGGCGTGCCGGCGGTGGCGCTTTTTCCAAACACCGATCCGAAGCTGCGCGACGAGACGGCGAGCATTGCGCTCGATCCGGAAAATCTCGTTTGCCGGGCATGTCGCGCCATCAAGGAAACGGCGCCCGATATCGGCGTCATCACCGACGTCGCGCTCGACCCTTATACGAGTCACGGCCACGACGGGCTTCTCTCGGGCGATGAAATCCTCAATGACGAGACCGTCGCCGTGCTGGCGGCGCAAGCCGTGACGCAAGCGCGCGCAGGGGCCGACATCATTGCGCCTTCCGACATGATGGACGGGCGCGTCGGCGCCATTCGCTCGGCGCTCGACGCCGAAGGCTTCCAGAATGTGCAGATCATGAGCTACGCAGCGAAATACGCGTCCGCATTCTACGGACCATTCCGCGATGCGATCGGCACCAACAAGACGCTGCGCGGCGACAAGCGCGCCTACCAGATGGATCCCGCCAACACCGACGAAGCGCTGCGCGAGGTGGCTCTCGATCTGGAGCAGGGCGCGGATATGGTGATGGTGAAGCCAGGCATGCCTTATCTCGACATCGTGCATCGCATCGCCGAGACCTTTCATACGCCCACCTTCGCGTATCAGGTCTCCGGCGAATATGCGATGATCATGGCCGCCGCGCAGAACGGTTGGCTCGACGAGGAGCGCGCGATGATGGAAAGCCTGCTCGCTTTCAAGCGTGCAGGCGCCGCCGGCGTGCTCACCTATTTCGCGCCCCGCGCGGCCGCGATTCTGCGAGACGTTAGATAG
- the dprA gene encoding DNA-processing protein DprA has product MSEARLSDEQLVDWLRLIRSENIGPRTFLSLINRFGGAGAALAALPALAAKSLHGRAIRIAPRDEILREIDAAEKMGVRFIPICDADYPPLLREIPDAPPILSIRGAAEIMQREGVALVGSRNASTAGLAFAERLARGLGREGYVIVSGLARGIDGAAHRASLESGTIAVLAGGQARPYPLEHEKLVAQIAERGLVVSEMPIKWEPRGRDFPRRNRIISGLSRATVVVEAARRSGSLITARFANEQGREIFAVPGSPLDPRAEGTNDLLRQGATLCAKLEDVVDALAAGGGGSMGRRHCEEQSDEAIQSRDRCPGLLRFARNDDAFFDRADTTEGPFFEELEILFDQEQIAFADLAAGRPDFPPAPDSFGQRGSEETCAGLIDPRERVMSLLGPAPVAIDDLIRTAGLSARDVQGALVELDIEGRLERHGANYVALAYNQK; this is encoded by the coding sequence ATGAGCGAGGCGCGGCTCAGCGACGAGCAGCTCGTCGACTGGCTGCGCCTCATTCGCAGCGAGAATATCGGACCGCGCACCTTTCTCTCGCTCATCAACCGGTTCGGCGGCGCCGGCGCGGCGTTGGCGGCTTTGCCGGCGCTCGCCGCCAAATCGCTGCACGGGCGCGCCATCCGCATTGCGCCACGCGACGAAATCCTGCGCGAGATCGACGCCGCCGAAAAAATGGGCGTGCGTTTCATTCCCATCTGTGACGCCGACTACCCGCCGCTCCTGCGTGAGATTCCAGACGCGCCGCCGATCCTTTCCATTCGCGGCGCTGCCGAGATCATGCAGCGCGAGGGCGTGGCGCTGGTCGGTTCCCGCAATGCTTCAACGGCCGGACTCGCCTTCGCTGAGAGGCTAGCCCGTGGTCTGGGGCGCGAGGGTTATGTGATTGTCTCCGGCCTCGCGCGGGGGATCGACGGTGCGGCGCATCGCGCAAGCCTCGAATCCGGGACGATCGCCGTTCTCGCGGGCGGGCAGGCGCGTCCTTATCCGCTGGAACATGAAAAGCTCGTCGCCCAGATCGCTGAGCGCGGACTCGTCGTGTCCGAAATGCCGATCAAATGGGAGCCGCGCGGCCGCGATTTTCCACGCCGTAACCGCATCATCTCTGGGCTGAGCCGCGCGACCGTCGTCGTCGAGGCGGCGCGTCGCTCGGGCTCGCTGATCACCGCGCGCTTCGCCAATGAGCAGGGGCGGGAGATCTTCGCCGTGCCGGGCTCGCCGCTCGATCCGCGCGCGGAAGGGACGAATGATCTTCTGCGCCAGGGCGCGACTCTATGCGCCAAACTCGAAGATGTCGTCGACGCTTTGGCCGCGGGCGGCGGAGGATCAATGGGCCGTCGTCATTGCGAGGAGCAAAGCGACGAAGCAATCCAGAGCCGCGATCGCTGCCCTGGACTGCTTCGCTTCGCTCGCAATGACGACGCGTTTTTCGACAGGGCCGACACAACCGAAGGACCATTTTTCGAAGAGCTCGAAATCCTATTCGACCAGGAGCAAATTGCTTTCGCCGATTTGGCCGCCGGCCGACCGGATTTCCCACCAGCGCCCGACTCCTTCGGGCAGCGGGGCTCGGAAGAGACTTGCGCCGGGCTCATTGACCCGCGTGAGCGCGTCATGTCGCTTCTCGGACCGGCGCCGGTGGCGATCGACGACCTCATCCGAACAGCTGGGCTGTCGGCGCGGGACGTGCAGGGCGCGCTGGTGGAGCTGGATATCGAAGGCCGCCTGGAGCGGCATGGCGCAAATTATGTGGCGCTGGCTTACAACCAAAAGTAG